The Coregonus clupeaformis isolate EN_2021a chromosome 26, ASM2061545v1, whole genome shotgun sequence genome window below encodes:
- the mbd3b gene encoding methyl-CpG-binding domain protein 3b isoform X2 yields MEKKRWECSALPKGWQIEEVTRKSGLSAGKSDVYYYSPTGKKFRSKPQLARYLGNQMDLSSFDFRTGKMLMSKLNKNRQRLRYDNNNQTKGKPDLNTSLPVRQTASIFKQPVTKVTNHPSNKVKTDPQKAVDQPRQLFWEKKLGGLNAFDIAEELVKTMDLPKGLQGVGPGCTDKTLLSAIASALHTSAAPITGQLSAAVEKNPGVWLNTTQPLCKAFIVTDEDIRKQEELVYSVRKKLEEALMADMLAHVQEAASEGDSLDEGNDDMETV; encoded by the exons ATGGAGAAGAAACGGTGGGAGTGCTCGGCTCTCCCCAAGGGCTGGCAAATTGAAGAAGTGACCAGAAAGTCGGGTTTGTCTGCGGGGAAAAGCGATGTCTATTATTATAG TCCAACCGGGAAGAAGTTTCGGAGCAAGCCTCAGCTGGCTCGTTACCTTGGCAACCAGATGGACCTTAGCTCCTTCGACTTCCGCACAGGGAAGATGCTCATGAGTAAACTGAACAAGAACAGGCAGAGACTGCGCTATGACAACAACAATCAGACCAAG GGCAAGCCAGACCTGAACACATCACTCCCCGTCAGACAGACTGCTTCCATCTTTAAGCAGCCTGTCACCAAGGTTACTAACCACCCCAGCAACAAAGTCAAGACAGATCCACAGAAAGCCGTGGATCAGCCGAGACAG CTTTTCTGGGAGAAGAAGCTCGGTGGTCTCAATGCGTTTGACATCGCAGAGGAGCTAGTGAAGACAATGGACCTGCCTAAAGGTCTGCAAG GAGTTGGACCTGGATGTACAGACAAGACTCTACTGTCAGCGATAGCCAGCGCCCTGCACACCAGTGCAGCCCCCATCACCGGTCAGCTGTCTGCAGCCGTGGAGAAGAACCCAGGGGTGTGGCTCAACACGACCCAGCCCCTCTGCAAGGCTTTCATAGTCACTGACGAGGACATCAG GAAGCAGGAGGAGCTGGTGTACAGTGTGAGGAAGAAGCTGGAGGAGGCTCTAATGGCGGACATGTTGGCTCATGTGCAGGAAGCAGCCAGCGAGGGCGACTCACTCGATGAAGGCAATGACGACATGGAGACTGTATAG
- the mbd3b gene encoding methyl-CpG-binding domain protein 3b isoform X1, with amino-acid sequence MEKKRWECSALPKGWQIEEVTRKSGLSAGKSDVYYYSRGKEEEEEEEERRERGEAGRLYSLCPTGKKFRSKPQLARYLGNQMDLSSFDFRTGKMLMSKLNKNRQRLRYDNNNQTKGKPDLNTSLPVRQTASIFKQPVTKVTNHPSNKVKTDPQKAVDQPRQLFWEKKLGGLNAFDIAEELVKTMDLPKGLQGVGPGCTDKTLLSAIASALHTSAAPITGQLSAAVEKNPGVWLNTTQPLCKAFIVTDEDIRKQEELVYSVRKKLEEALMADMLAHVQEAASEGDSLDEGNDDMETV; translated from the exons ATGGAGAAGAAACGGTGGGAGTGCTCGGCTCTCCCCAAGGGCTGGCAAATTGAAGAAGTGACCAGAAAGTCGGGTTTGTCTGCGGGGAAAAGCGATGTCTATTATTATAG CCGAGgtaaggaagaagaagaagaggaggaggagaggcgagAAAGGGGGGAGGCGGGTCGGTTGTATAGTTTGTG TCCAACCGGGAAGAAGTTTCGGAGCAAGCCTCAGCTGGCTCGTTACCTTGGCAACCAGATGGACCTTAGCTCCTTCGACTTCCGCACAGGGAAGATGCTCATGAGTAAACTGAACAAGAACAGGCAGAGACTGCGCTATGACAACAACAATCAGACCAAG GGCAAGCCAGACCTGAACACATCACTCCCCGTCAGACAGACTGCTTCCATCTTTAAGCAGCCTGTCACCAAGGTTACTAACCACCCCAGCAACAAAGTCAAGACAGATCCACAGAAAGCCGTGGATCAGCCGAGACAG CTTTTCTGGGAGAAGAAGCTCGGTGGTCTCAATGCGTTTGACATCGCAGAGGAGCTAGTGAAGACAATGGACCTGCCTAAAGGTCTGCAAG GAGTTGGACCTGGATGTACAGACAAGACTCTACTGTCAGCGATAGCCAGCGCCCTGCACACCAGTGCAGCCCCCATCACCGGTCAGCTGTCTGCAGCCGTGGAGAAGAACCCAGGGGTGTGGCTCAACACGACCCAGCCCCTCTGCAAGGCTTTCATAGTCACTGACGAGGACATCAG GAAGCAGGAGGAGCTGGTGTACAGTGTGAGGAAGAAGCTGGAGGAGGCTCTAATGGCGGACATGTTGGCTCATGTGCAGGAAGCAGCCAGCGAGGGCGACTCACTCGATGAAGGCAATGACGACATGGAGACTGTATAG
- the mbd3b gene encoding methyl-CpG-binding domain protein 3b isoform X3 produces the protein MDKNDPTGKKFRSKPQLARYLGNQMDLSSFDFRTGKMLMSKLNKNRQRLRYDNNNQTKGKPDLNTSLPVRQTASIFKQPVTKVTNHPSNKVKTDPQKAVDQPRQLFWEKKLGGLNAFDIAEELVKTMDLPKGLQGVGPGCTDKTLLSAIASALHTSAAPITGQLSAAVEKNPGVWLNTTQPLCKAFIVTDEDIRKQEELVYSVRKKLEEALMADMLAHVQEAASEGDSLDEGNDDMETV, from the exons ATGGACAAAAACGA TCCAACCGGGAAGAAGTTTCGGAGCAAGCCTCAGCTGGCTCGTTACCTTGGCAACCAGATGGACCTTAGCTCCTTCGACTTCCGCACAGGGAAGATGCTCATGAGTAAACTGAACAAGAACAGGCAGAGACTGCGCTATGACAACAACAATCAGACCAAG GGCAAGCCAGACCTGAACACATCACTCCCCGTCAGACAGACTGCTTCCATCTTTAAGCAGCCTGTCACCAAGGTTACTAACCACCCCAGCAACAAAGTCAAGACAGATCCACAGAAAGCCGTGGATCAGCCGAGACAG CTTTTCTGGGAGAAGAAGCTCGGTGGTCTCAATGCGTTTGACATCGCAGAGGAGCTAGTGAAGACAATGGACCTGCCTAAAGGTCTGCAAG GAGTTGGACCTGGATGTACAGACAAGACTCTACTGTCAGCGATAGCCAGCGCCCTGCACACCAGTGCAGCCCCCATCACCGGTCAGCTGTCTGCAGCCGTGGAGAAGAACCCAGGGGTGTGGCTCAACACGACCCAGCCCCTCTGCAAGGCTTTCATAGTCACTGACGAGGACATCAG GAAGCAGGAGGAGCTGGTGTACAGTGTGAGGAAGAAGCTGGAGGAGGCTCTAATGGCGGACATGTTGGCTCATGTGCAGGAAGCAGCCAGCGAGGGCGACTCACTCGATGAAGGCAATGACGACATGGAGACTGTATAG